One window of Hyphomicrobiales bacterium genomic DNA carries:
- a CDS encoding LuxR C-terminal-related transcriptional regulator, protein MKNILSDFATDIALCKTDDCAWRAGLRFFESLGFEAVTYGTLDKKNDKLLGFYSNLDSNFLAYYAGRHYDDVDPLVLHCLKNSNPVHYSYRGASQVKLTGSDKELKVLGACYEAGVHSSFVVPFHNDIFSGMAGICLAGKMTDLECRALVEAHRSEILVAGALLNSHLVGVPSSLQCSQSWFGFCNNPEGITPRETEVLKWLSQGLRNDRVAERMDVTPATINFHMGSIKKKLGARTREQALVIAMRKGIIAL, encoded by the coding sequence ATGAAGAATATTCTTTCTGATTTTGCCACCGATATTGCGCTTTGTAAGACTGACGATTGTGCTTGGCGTGCTGGCTTGCGGTTTTTTGAGTCTTTGGGTTTTGAAGCTGTTACTTATGGTACGTTGGACAAAAAAAACGATAAACTTCTAGGTTTTTATAGTAATCTGGATAGTAATTTTTTGGCCTATTATGCTGGACGTCATTACGATGACGTCGATCCTTTGGTCTTGCATTGCCTTAAAAATAGTAATCCAGTTCATTATAGTTATCGTGGTGCGTCACAGGTAAAACTCACGGGTAGTGATAAAGAGTTGAAAGTGTTGGGCGCCTGTTATGAGGCAGGTGTCCATAGCTCGTTTGTTGTGCCGTTCCATAATGATATATTTTCAGGAATGGCTGGTATATGTTTGGCTGGTAAAATGACCGATTTAGAATGTCGGGCGTTGGTTGAAGCGCATCGTTCCGAAATATTAGTTGCAGGTGCTTTATTGAACAGTCACTTGGTTGGTGTGCCGAGCAGTTTGCAGTGCAGTCAATCCTGGTTTGGTTTTTGCAATAATCCTGAGGGTATTACCCCGCGTGAGACGGAAGTGTTGAAGTGGCTTTCGCAAGGATTGCGCAATGATCGGGTGGCGGAACGCATGGATGTCACGCCGGCAACGATTAACTTTCATATGGGTTCAATCAAGAAAAAACTGGGTGCGCGCACTCGCGAACAGGCGCTGGTGATTGCCATGCGAAAAGGTATTATTGCCTTGTGA
- a CDS encoding UDP-N-acetylmuramoyl-L-alanyl-D-glutamate--2,6-diaminopimelate ligase, which yields MLLSDILPKDAEIVGNIDGCEVHGLTADSRAVKPGFVFAALKGVNSDGALFAEQAIKAGAVAILCDKEDARYHVPTLITRNARLGLAEMAAQFYPAQPATIAAVTGTAGKTSVAAFLRQIWLKAGKVAASIGTVGVVSPVETVYGSLTTPDPVQLHETIDRLARAGVTHLALEASSHGLDQYRLDGVQVSIGAFTNLGRDHMDYHETIEDYFNAKMALFNRLLPKGAPIVVDTDSPYGEEALAHGLAAGCSALTTGSKGNSIRLISMTREGFGQRLKLDFGEGAVDVFLPLVGLFQVSNALVAATQAFATDVSAETICSALEELKGEAGRLEYMGTNSAGALVFIDYAHKVEALENVLEALRPYADHHLTVVFGAGGDRDMGKRPLMGTAASKGADRVIVTDDNPRSEDPASIRAAVLAKVPDGMEIGDREKAIFHAIENAVSGDVVVIAGKGHETGQIVGDKVLPFSDHEVVARALSADKG from the coding sequence ATGCTTTTGTCCGATATCCTTCCAAAAGATGCCGAGATTGTTGGCAATATAGATGGTTGTGAGGTCCATGGCCTGACAGCTGACAGTCGTGCGGTCAAACCTGGGTTTGTGTTTGCGGCCCTTAAAGGCGTGAACAGCGATGGTGCGTTGTTTGCAGAACAAGCGATTAAAGCCGGCGCGGTTGCTATTTTGTGCGACAAAGAAGATGCGCGCTATCATGTGCCAACACTCATTACACGTAATGCACGACTTGGCCTCGCCGAAATGGCTGCGCAATTTTATCCTGCCCAACCAGCGACGATAGCTGCGGTCACTGGCACGGCTGGAAAAACGTCGGTTGCTGCCTTCTTACGCCAGATTTGGCTTAAAGCGGGCAAAGTAGCGGCAAGCATTGGCACTGTGGGTGTGGTAAGTCCTGTCGAGACGGTTTACGGCAGCCTGACAACCCCTGACCCGGTTCAATTGCATGAGACGATTGATCGTCTTGCGCGCGCTGGCGTGACGCATTTAGCGCTTGAAGCTTCCAGTCATGGTCTTGATCAATATCGGCTTGATGGGGTTCAAGTATCGATTGGTGCTTTTACCAATCTTGGTCGTGATCACATGGACTATCACGAGACAATCGAAGATTATTTCAACGCGAAAATGGCTTTGTTTAACCGGCTCTTACCCAAGGGTGCGCCGATTGTGGTTGATACGGATAGTCCTTATGGTGAAGAGGCTTTGGCGCATGGTCTGGCAGCAGGTTGCAGCGCGCTTACGACAGGCAGCAAGGGAAATTCAATTCGCTTGATTTCTATGACGCGCGAGGGATTTGGGCAGCGTTTAAAACTTGATTTCGGTGAGGGGGCGGTCGATGTCTTCTTGCCGCTTGTTGGCTTGTTTCAAGTGTCTAATGCTTTGGTTGCAGCAACACAGGCCTTTGCTACTGATGTGTCAGCGGAGACCATATGTAGCGCATTGGAAGAGTTAAAAGGCGAAGCGGGTAGGCTTGAATATATGGGTACTAATAGTGCCGGTGCGCTTGTCTTTATTGATTATGCGCACAAAGTGGAAGCGCTAGAAAATGTACTTGAGGCGCTCAGGCCTTATGCCGACCATCATCTCACTGTTGTGTTTGGTGCTGGTGGTGATCGCGATATGGGTAAGCGCCCGTTGATGGGGACGGCGGCTTCAAAAGGTGCTGATCGAGTGATTGTGACGGATGATAATCCACGCAGTGAAGATCCGGCCAGCATTCGTGCTGCTGTTTTGGCAAAGGTGCCGGACGGCATGGAAATTGGGGATCGAGAAAAAGCTATTTTCCATGCGATTGAAAATGCCGTGAGCGGTGATGTTGTGGTGATTGCGGGTAAAGGGCACGAAACAGGCCAGATTGTTGGTGATAAAGTTCTGCCCTTTAGCGATCACGAAGTGGTGGCGCGAGCGCTTAGTGCTGACAAAGGGTGA
- the ftsW gene encoding putative lipid II flippase FtsW produces MVSRADRSLFANWWWTIDKPMLFGLIGLIFIGLILSFAASPATAEQLGLNSNYFVKRHAFFAVPAIGLMLGVSFLPPKLIRRFALLMFCAGIGLMVYTLFAGDAVKGSRRWISLAGFSLQPSEIVKPAFILLIAWFFSENARRPEIPGNVFAMVLLVIFGALLVAQPDIGQTALITLTWCAVFFMAGLSWIWIFILGAMSMGGMGAAYLFIPHVTGRIDRFINPESGDNYQVTKALEAFFSGGWYGRGPGEGVVKRNVPDSHTDFIFAVIGEEFGIIACLVLVLFFMLLVMRGLYLGFRQDDTFVRLAVGGLIIMFGVQAAINMAVNLQLVPTKGMTLPFISYGGSSMLSIATGMGMVLGLSRKRPKPSRMSLNPRKEHGVPTGMAA; encoded by the coding sequence ATGGTTTCAAGAGCTGATAGATCATTGTTTGCTAACTGGTGGTGGACCATTGATAAACCTATGCTTTTTGGTCTTATCGGGTTGATTTTTATTGGTTTGATATTATCATTTGCGGCCAGTCCTGCCACTGCTGAACAGCTTGGTCTTAACAGCAATTACTTCGTCAAACGCCATGCATTTTTTGCTGTCCCAGCCATTGGGCTGATGCTTGGTGTTTCGTTTTTGCCGCCGAAGCTCATAAGGCGTTTTGCTCTTTTGATGTTTTGTGCCGGTATTGGGCTTATGGTTTACACGCTTTTTGCTGGTGATGCAGTGAAAGGTTCACGCCGCTGGATATCATTGGCAGGATTTTCGCTGCAACCCTCTGAAATTGTTAAACCGGCTTTTATTTTGCTGATCGCTTGGTTCTTTTCTGAAAATGCGCGCCGTCCTGAAATTCCAGGTAATGTGTTTGCCATGGTTCTTTTGGTTATTTTCGGGGCGCTTTTGGTGGCGCAACCAGATATTGGTCAAACGGCACTTATAACACTGACATGGTGTGCGGTTTTCTTCATGGCTGGTTTATCTTGGATCTGGATTTTTATTCTTGGTGCTATGAGCATGGGAGGGATGGGGGCGGCCTACTTATTTATTCCTCATGTCACGGGACGTATCGACCGCTTTATTAATCCTGAATCCGGCGATAATTATCAGGTGACAAAAGCACTTGAGGCTTTTTTCAGTGGCGGATGGTATGGTCGAGGACCGGGAGAAGGCGTTGTGAAGCGCAATGTTCCAGACTCCCATACAGATTTTATTTTTGCCGTGATTGGTGAAGAGTTTGGCATCATAGCGTGTCTTGTCCTCGTGCTGTTCTTTATGCTTTTGGTTATGCGCGGGCTTTATCTAGGTTTCCGTCAAGATGATACCTTTGTCCGTTTGGCCGTTGGGGGGTTGATCATTATGTTTGGTGTTCAGGCTGCGATCAATATGGCGGTGAATTTGCAGCTTGTACCAACCAAGGGCATGACTTTGCCATTTATCTCTTATGGTGGGTCGTCGATGCTTTCTATTGCGACTGGTATGGGGATGGTGCTTGGTCTTTCGCGAAAGCGACCCAAGCCATCACGAATGAGTTTAAACCCGCGTAAGGAACATGGTGTGCCTACTGGTATGGCTGCGTAA
- the mraY gene encoding phospho-N-acetylmuramoyl-pentapeptide-transferase translates to MLLLLSEYSDSFPILNVFRYITFRGGLATVTAMLVVFLFGPMIIKSLRVRQGKGQPIRDDGPQTHIIAKAGTPTMGGLMILLGLFVSTLLWADLSNPYVQMVIFVTLGFGAIGFYDDYLKVSTQSHKGFSGRLRLALEFVIAGLACWYIGNQGDASFATSLTFPFVKDFVLNLGYFFIPFAAFVIVGTGNAVNLTDGLDGLAIVPVMIAMGSFGFIAYLSGNAVFADYLQIHNVAGTGELAIICGAIIGAGLGFLWFNAPPAAIFMGDTGSLGLGGALGTIAVATKHEIVLAIIGGLFVLEAVSVIIQVASYKTTGKRVFRMAPIHHHFEQKGWTEPQVVIRFWIIAFILALIGLTTLKLR, encoded by the coding sequence ATGCTCCTACTTCTTAGCGAATATTCTGATAGTTTCCCAATATTGAATGTATTTAGATACATCACATTTCGCGGTGGCCTTGCCACTGTGACAGCGATGTTGGTTGTGTTCTTATTTGGACCAATGATCATAAAATCTTTGCGCGTTCGCCAAGGCAAAGGGCAACCTATCCGTGATGACGGTCCACAAACGCACATCATAGCCAAGGCCGGAACGCCGACCATGGGCGGGTTGATGATTTTGTTGGGGCTTTTTGTCTCAACTCTGCTTTGGGCTGATTTGAGCAATCCCTATGTTCAGATGGTGATCTTTGTGACGCTTGGGTTTGGTGCCATTGGATTTTACGATGATTATCTGAAGGTGAGTACACAAAGTCACAAAGGATTTTCTGGAAGATTACGTCTTGCGCTCGAATTTGTGATTGCGGGCCTTGCGTGTTGGTATATCGGAAATCAAGGAGATGCCTCTTTTGCGACCAGCCTGACTTTTCCTTTCGTCAAAGACTTTGTTTTGAACCTTGGATATTTTTTCATTCCATTCGCAGCCTTCGTGATTGTGGGTACAGGGAATGCCGTCAATTTAACGGATGGTCTTGATGGTTTGGCCATTGTGCCAGTGATGATCGCCATGGGGTCATTTGGCTTTATTGCTTATTTGTCTGGTAATGCGGTTTTTGCTGATTACCTCCAAATTCATAATGTCGCAGGAACGGGCGAACTTGCGATTATTTGCGGTGCGATTATTGGCGCGGGGCTTGGCTTCTTGTGGTTTAATGCGCCGCCTGCTGCTATCTTTATGGGCGACACAGGCTCGCTTGGTCTTGGTGGTGCGCTTGGTACGATTGCGGTTGCGACCAAACATGAAATTGTCTTGGCCATTATTGGTGGTTTGTTTGTGCTTGAGGCTGTGTCAGTTATCATCCAAGTGGCGTCCTATAAAACAACAGGCAAGCGTGTTTTTCGCATGGCACCTATTCACCACCATTTCGAACAAAAAGGTTGGACAGAGCCGCAGGTCGTGATCCGTTTTTGGATTATTGCTTTCATTTTGGCGCTGATTGGCCTGACTACATTGAAACTTAGATAA
- a CDS encoding UDP-N-acetylmuramoylalanyl-D-glutamyl-2,6-diaminopimelate--D-alanyl-D-alanine ligase, with product MNDNEPQQQLWLSGDVAAALGCACHGPSNVSITGVSIDSRTVGGGDLFFAIKGDRFDGHDFVDGAIEQGASLAVVAHDKLDGLKADAAKLLVVDDVLSAMEQLGRAARARLKGRVVAVTGSVGKTGTKEMMRLAFGGCGGVHASVASFNNHWGVPLTLSRTPTDTDFGIYEIGMNHPGEIVPLVDMVRPDVAIITTVAPVHLEFFDSEVEIARAKAEIFTGIQAGGKAVLNRDNKHFNFLQSLAIEASVDVVTFGETEGCDVALLDVDLQADGSLVQASVFGKEVSYQLSAPGRHLVQNSLAVAATLHLAGCDVEHGLKALGGLEVQKGRGARLELVIEDSSFTLLDESYNANPASMGAAIGLLGAAAVGERGRRIAVLGDMRELGVESDALHADLLAPLLGADIDLVFLSGPHMKALWDALPVKMQGKYAATSDSLAEILPQAVAKGDVVMVKGSLGSRMGLLVDVLTSKYLACD from the coding sequence ATGAATGATAATGAACCTCAACAACAGCTTTGGTTGAGCGGTGATGTGGCGGCAGCTCTTGGGTGTGCGTGCCATGGACCTTCTAATGTTTCGATCACAGGGGTTTCGATTGATAGCCGCACTGTAGGTGGGGGCGATTTGTTCTTTGCCATTAAAGGGGATCGTTTTGACGGTCATGATTTTGTTGATGGTGCGATTGAGCAAGGTGCGTCTCTTGCTGTCGTCGCCCATGATAAGCTTGACGGTTTGAAAGCGGATGCCGCGAAACTCTTGGTTGTTGATGATGTCTTGAGTGCGATGGAACAACTTGGCCGTGCTGCGCGTGCGCGCCTTAAAGGGCGGGTTGTTGCGGTGACGGGTAGTGTGGGAAAAACCGGTACAAAGGAAATGATGAGGCTTGCCTTTGGTGGGTGTGGAGGTGTCCATGCTTCGGTCGCGTCTTTTAACAATCATTGGGGTGTGCCGCTGACTCTTTCGCGCACGCCGACTGATACTGACTTTGGGATTTATGAAATTGGGATGAACCACCCCGGTGAGATTGTTCCGCTGGTCGATATGGTGCGCCCTGATGTAGCGATCATCACCACTGTGGCACCAGTTCATCTTGAGTTTTTCGATAGTGAAGTGGAAATCGCCCGCGCAAAAGCGGAAATTTTTACTGGGATTCAAGCTGGTGGTAAAGCGGTGTTGAACCGTGACAACAAGCATTTTAACTTTTTGCAATCGCTGGCCATTGAGGCGAGCGTTGATGTTGTCACCTTCGGGGAGACCGAGGGCTGTGATGTTGCGCTTTTGGATGTTGATTTGCAGGCTGATGGTTCCCTTGTGCAGGCTAGTGTTTTTGGTAAAGAGGTCTCATATCAGTTGAGTGCGCCGGGACGCCATTTGGTGCAAAACTCCTTGGCTGTCGCAGCCACGCTTCATTTGGCGGGCTGTGATGTTGAGCATGGTCTAAAAGCCCTTGGCGGGCTTGAGGTGCAGAAGGGACGTGGTGCCCGCTTGGAACTTGTAATTGAGGACAGCTCTTTTACGCTGCTTGATGAAAGTTATAACGCAAACCCAGCCTCAATGGGTGCGGCTATTGGGCTTTTGGGCGCGGCCGCAGTCGGTGAAAGAGGGCGGCGCATTGCTGTTTTGGGAGATATGCGCGAGCTTGGCGTTGAGAGCGACGCACTTCACGCAGACCTTTTAGCGCCCCTTTTGGGTGCTGATATCGATCTTGTTTTTCTAAGTGGTCCTCACATGAAAGCCCTCTGGGACGCCCTACCTGTGAAAATGCAGGGGAAATATGCAGCAACCTCCGATAGTTTGGCAGAAATATTACCCCAAGCGGTTGCAAAAGGGGATGTGGTTATGGTCAAAGGTTCATTAGGTAGTCGTATGGGGTTGTTGGTTGATGTGTTGACCTCAAAATACCTTGCTTGTGACTAG
- a CDS encoding penicillin-binding protein 2, protein MQTPGTVFRDRFSDAEGVDASSDEASIVLVGSKKKRIDLSRSRLVLVALVFVAVYGVIGAKLTTLAMTDLSGETRAGVRVSNGLMTARPDIVDRNSEVMAKDLTTYSLHADPQKIAYPAEALDLLKEVLPSLDKKKLLKRLKGKGNFVWIEREMTPSQQARILDLGIPGLTFERETRRFYPGGRVASHMVGYVDIDNRGIAGFEKFVDDNWLDNLREVGLSPEERMAPVSLSVDMRVQHVVRDELSKAMVRYKAAAATGIILDANTGEVVAMSSLPDYDPNDIRGTFNSNTLNRATAGVFEMGSTFKAITTAMALDSGLVNMSSRFDARKPITHRGLKIRDFHAKRRVLSLPEVFIYSSNIGTAKMALEVGPNGHRDFLTRLGLFEKSRHELPEVGNPLSPKEWEKLSSMTISFGHGVSVTPLQTLSAAAAILNGGKLIPPTFRPRNVEDANDLATQVISPDTSAKMRYLFRLNVEKGSGRRAEVEGYSVGGKTGTAEKVVNGQYSSKKKLNSFLSAFPIDDPRYVMLVMIDEPKPLEGQRSATAGLNAAPTTAAIIRRVATTLGVAPRLDDTPVLSAIDYRR, encoded by the coding sequence ATGCAAACGCCAGGCACAGTTTTTAGAGATAGATTTAGCGATGCTGAAGGCGTTGATGCTTCTTCTGACGAGGCGTCTATTGTTCTTGTTGGTTCCAAGAAAAAGCGCATTGATCTGAGCCGGAGTCGTTTGGTTCTGGTGGCTTTGGTTTTTGTCGCAGTCTATGGCGTTATTGGCGCAAAGCTGACCACGCTTGCAATGACTGATTTAAGCGGTGAGACCCGTGCTGGTGTTCGTGTGAGCAATGGTCTGATGACTGCACGTCCTGATATTGTTGATCGCAACAGCGAGGTGATGGCCAAGGATTTGACTACCTATTCACTGCATGCAGACCCGCAAAAAATTGCCTATCCAGCTGAAGCGCTTGATCTGTTAAAAGAGGTGTTGCCATCGCTTGATAAGAAGAAACTTTTAAAACGTTTGAAGGGGAAAGGTAACTTTGTCTGGATCGAACGTGAGATGACACCATCGCAACAAGCGAGGATTTTGGATCTTGGTATTCCAGGGTTAACTTTTGAGCGTGAAACGAGGCGTTTTTATCCTGGTGGACGTGTCGCATCTCACATGGTGGGTTATGTCGATATTGATAATCGTGGTATTGCTGGATTTGAAAAATTTGTCGACGATAATTGGCTCGACAATCTGCGTGAAGTTGGCCTGAGCCCAGAAGAACGCATGGCACCAGTATCGCTTTCTGTTGATATGCGTGTGCAGCATGTTGTGCGTGATGAACTTTCCAAGGCAATGGTGCGTTATAAAGCTGCGGCTGCGACAGGCATTATTCTTGATGCAAATACGGGTGAAGTTGTGGCGATGTCTTCTTTGCCTGATTATGATCCAAACGATATTCGCGGGACATTCAATAGTAATACACTCAATCGAGCTACCGCGGGCGTTTTTGAAATGGGCTCTACATTCAAGGCCATCACGACGGCTATGGCGCTTGATAGTGGGCTGGTTAATATGAGTTCACGCTTTGATGCTCGTAAGCCGATCACTCATCGCGGTTTAAAAATTCGTGATTTTCATGCCAAAAGGCGCGTTTTAAGTTTGCCGGAAGTGTTTATTTATTCATCCAATATTGGAACAGCCAAAATGGCGCTTGAGGTGGGACCTAACGGACATCGTGATTTTTTGACTCGTCTTGGTCTGTTTGAGAAATCAAGGCATGAATTGCCTGAAGTCGGCAACCCACTTTCACCTAAAGAATGGGAAAAGCTCTCTTCCATGACTATTTCGTTCGGTCATGGCGTGTCGGTAACACCATTGCAAACTCTCTCAGCTGCAGCTGCTATATTGAATGGCGGCAAGCTTATTCCGCCGACATTCCGACCGCGCAATGTTGAAGACGCCAATGATTTGGCAACACAAGTTATTTCACCCGATACCAGCGCAAAGATGCGCTATTTGTTTAGGTTGAATGTCGAAAAAGGGTCTGGCCGTCGTGCGGAAGTTGAGGGTTATTCTGTTGGTGGAAAAACAGGAACTGCCGAAAAAGTGGTCAATGGTCAGTATTCATCGAAGAAGAAATTAAACTCATTCCTGTCGGCGTTTCCTATAGATGACCCGCGCTATGTGATGTTGGTGATGATAGATGAGCCAAAACCGCTTGAAGGACAGCGCTCTGCAACAGCAGGGTTGAATGCCGCGCCTACGACAGCTGCTATTATCCGTCGTGTGGCAACAACATTAGGGGTTGCTCCCCGTCTTGATGACACGCCGGTTTTGTCCGCGATTGATTATCGTCGCTAA
- the murD gene encoding UDP-N-acetylmuramoyl-L-alanine--D-glutamate ligase, whose translation MIAVTTFANKSVLVFGLGGSGLATALGLVEGGAKVLAFDDNEARAKAANDEGIETANFRDVDFSNFDALILSPGVPLTHPEPHWSVKKAHAAGIEIIGDIELFNRERLAIAPDSQFVAITGTNGKSTTTALIAHILSHAGLDVQMGGNIGRAVLTLDALSSDKAYVVECSSYQIDLAPTLQPSIGVHLNISADHLDRHGTVENYSDVKARLVLNADHAIIGVDDDFSVKISKNVEAKGVSLERVSVVDDGDITVDGNVILAEGCPVADVTDIASLRGQHNLQNAAMAYAVCRKAGLHDDDIQAGLASFPGLAHRMEQVAEKNGVVFVNDSKATNADAAAHALASFDEIYWILGGLAKDGGIENLNDFFPRIMHAFLVGEATDSFADILEGKVAFSKCGTIDNATKSAVEMALSHVVENNQTVAVLLSPACASWDQFVSFEKRGDAFKDAVRLALK comes from the coding sequence ATGATTGCGGTTACGACTTTCGCGAATAAGTCTGTTCTGGTTTTCGGCCTTGGCGGCTCAGGGCTAGCGACTGCCTTGGGGCTTGTTGAAGGTGGTGCCAAGGTTTTGGCATTTGATGATAATGAAGCGCGTGCCAAAGCCGCCAATGATGAAGGCATTGAAACCGCTAATTTTCGAGATGTTGATTTCAGCAACTTTGATGCTTTGATCTTATCGCCCGGTGTGCCGCTAACACATCCAGAGCCGCATTGGAGCGTGAAAAAAGCGCATGCTGCTGGCATCGAAATTATCGGTGATATTGAGCTTTTCAATCGTGAGCGACTGGCAATAGCACCTGACAGTCAGTTTGTTGCTATCACGGGCACCAATGGCAAATCGACCACCACGGCACTGATCGCTCATATTTTATCGCACGCAGGACTTGATGTGCAGATGGGCGGGAACATTGGGCGCGCTGTATTAACGCTTGATGCGCTATCATCAGACAAAGCCTATGTGGTGGAATGCTCGTCTTATCAGATTGATTTGGCGCCAACCTTGCAGCCCAGTATCGGTGTTCATTTAAATATTAGCGCCGATCATCTTGATCGGCATGGCACGGTAGAAAATTATTCTGATGTGAAAGCCCGACTTGTATTGAACGCTGACCATGCGATCATTGGCGTCGATGATGATTTCTCTGTGAAAATATCAAAGAATGTTGAGGCGAAAGGTGTCTCATTAGAGCGTGTCTCTGTTGTTGATGATGGGGATATTACAGTTGATGGCAATGTGATCTTGGCTGAGGGCTGCCCGGTTGCAGATGTTACTGACATTGCCAGCTTGCGCGGTCAGCATAACTTGCAAAATGCTGCCATGGCCTATGCTGTGTGCCGAAAAGCTGGCCTACACGATGATGATATCCAAGCAGGCCTTGCGTCATTCCCAGGATTGGCACATCGGATGGAGCAGGTCGCGGAAAAGAACGGTGTTGTTTTTGTCAATGATTCCAAAGCAACCAATGCGGATGCTGCCGCTCATGCGCTTGCGAGTTTTGATGAGATTTATTGGATATTGGGTGGATTGGCAAAAGACGGCGGCATTGAGAATCTTAACGATTTCTTTCCTAGAATCATGCACGCTTTTTTGGTTGGTGAAGCAACAGATAGTTTCGCTGATATTCTTGAAGGTAAGGTAGCTTTTTCAAAATGTGGGACTATAGACAATGCGACCAAGAGCGCTGTTGAAATGGCGTTATCTCACGTAGTGGAAAACAATCAAACGGTTGCCGTATTATTGTCTCCAGCTTGTGCTAGCTGGGATCAGTTCGTGAGTTTTGAAAAGCGAGGCGATGCCTTCAAGGATGCAGTTCGGTTGGCATTGAAATAG
- the rsmH gene encoding 16S rRNA (cytosine(1402)-N(4))-methyltransferase RsmH: MSQQPHIPVMLDEVLTHLAPIGGSLAGGTYIDGTFGNGGYSRAILDAGGQVIGVDRDPTAIANGASLIDEAKGALSLVEGRFGDLDDHARSLGLEKVDGVVLDIGVSSMQIDQAERGFSFRHDGPLDMRMEMVGPSAADVVNTFKKSDLQRIIATLGEEKKAGYVAHAIVTARKEAPIKTTAGLAAIAEFAVGKKHDDKIHPATRTFQALRIFVNRELEELGRALVAAENILREGGRLVVVTFHSLEDRIVKRFLRDRAKISGGGSRHMPVVDVATPTFKEMTRRALAAGEAESQINPRARSAKLRAALRLDAQPRALDMRALGVPLLPFSLEGNM; encoded by the coding sequence ATGAGTCAGCAACCCCACATACCAGTCATGCTTGATGAGGTGCTCACGCATCTCGCGCCGATTGGTGGGTCACTTGCAGGCGGAACTTATATTGATGGTACATTTGGTAATGGCGGTTACAGTCGTGCCATTCTTGATGCTGGTGGCCAAGTGATCGGCGTGGACCGTGACCCAACCGCGATTGCCAATGGCGCCTCTTTGATTGATGAGGCGAAGGGCGCTTTATCACTGGTTGAGGGGCGTTTTGGCGATCTTGATGATCATGCCCGTTCGCTTGGGTTGGAAAAGGTTGATGGCGTGGTGCTTGATATCGGTGTTTCGTCTATGCAGATCGATCAGGCAGAGCGCGGATTTTCTTTCCGCCATGATGGGCCGCTTGATATGCGCATGGAAATGGTCGGACCAAGTGCGGCTGATGTAGTGAACACATTTAAAAAATCAGATTTGCAGCGCATTATTGCAACGTTGGGCGAAGAGAAAAAGGCAGGCTATGTGGCGCATGCTATTGTAACCGCTCGCAAAGAAGCTCCGATTAAAACCACAGCTGGGCTGGCTGCGATTGCGGAATTTGCTGTTGGCAAAAAGCATGATGATAAAATTCATCCTGCCACGCGCACCTTTCAAGCCTTGCGGATTTTTGTAAATCGCGAACTCGAAGAATTGGGTCGGGCGCTTGTGGCGGCTGAAAATATTCTGCGTGAAGGCGGACGGCTTGTGGTGGTGACATTTCATTCATTGGAAGATCGTATCGTGAAGCGTTTTTTGCGTGATCGCGCGAAGATATCAGGCGGTGGTTCACGGCATATGCCGGTGGTCGATGTGGCCACACCTACGTTCAAAGAGATGACGCGCCGTGCACTTGCTGCTGGTGAGGCTGAATCTCAAATTAATCCACGTGCGCGTTCTGCAAAATTGCGAGCCGCTCTTCGTCTTGATGCACAGCCTCGTGCCCTTGATATGCGCGCGCTCGGCGTGCCGTTGTTACCCTTTTCATTAGAAGGAAATATGTGA